In a single window of the Coregonus clupeaformis isolate EN_2021a chromosome 10, ASM2061545v1, whole genome shotgun sequence genome:
- the LOC121575591 gene encoding 1,25-dihydroxyvitamin D(3) 24-hydroxylase, mitochondrial-like, giving the protein MRSHIQRVPQIVELLKKKTVGLQHFKPTSSVCVLDPKDATLVAPCRHGLPSQTQSLDSIPGPTNWPLFGSLIELLRKGGLQRQHNALIDYHKKFGKIFRMKLGSFESVHIGAPCLLEALYRKESAYPQRLEIKPWKAYRDLRDEAYGLLILEGEDWQRVRSAFQQKLMKPTEVAKLDGKINQVLADFVSRIGQVTDNGQFEDLYFELNKWSMETICLVLYDKRFGLLHDNVNEEAMTFITSIKTMMSTFGMMMVTPVELHKKLNTKTWQDHTRAWDRIFSTAKVYIDKKIKRHAGATGPSDDFLCDIYRHSQLSKKELYAAVTELQIGGVETTANSMLWAIFNLSRNPCVQRKLLQEIREVLPASQSPSAEHLQRMPYIKACLKESMRLSPSVPFTSRTLDKDTVLGDYSIPKGTVLMINSHALGANEEYFDDSSRFKPERWLKESSTINPFAHVPFGIGKRMCIGRRLAELQLQLALCWVVRDYEIVATDSEPVDTIHSGTLVPNRELPVAFIRR; this is encoded by the exons ATGAGGTCACACATCCAAAGGGTACCACAGATAGTCGAACTGTTAAAAAAGAAAACTGTTGGTTTGCAGCACTTCAAGCCAACATCTTCAGTGTGCGTCCTGGACCCGAAGGATGCTACATTGGTTGCGCCTTGTCGACACGGTCTTCCCTCGCAGACTCAGAGCCTTGACTCGATACCTGGACCCACCAACTGGCCCTTATTTGGCAGTTTGATAGAACTACTACGCAAAGGAGGGCTGCAAAGACAACACAATGCATTG ATTGATTACCATAAGAAATTCGGTAAGATTTTCCGGATGAAACTCGGCTCCTTTGAATCGGTCCATATTGGCGCACCTTGCTTGCTGGAGGCACTCTACAGAAAGGAGAGCGCTTACCCGCAGCGTCTGGAGATCAAACCCTGGAAAGCATACCGAGACTTAAGAGACGAGGCATATGGACTTCTTATTCT GGAAGGGGAAGACTGGCAGAGGGTGAGAAGCGCGTTTCAGCAGAAACTGATGAAACCCACAGAAGTCGCGAAACTTGATGGAAAAATAAACCAG GTGTTGGCCGATTTTGTTAGTAGAATTGGACAAGTGACTGACAATGGACAATTTGAGGACTTGTACTTCGAATTGAATAAATGGTCAATGGAGA CCATTTGCTTAGTGCTCTACGACAAACGTTTCGGACTTCTGCATGACAATGTCAACGAGGAGGCTATGACCTTTATCACATCCATAAAGACG ATGATGAGCACATTTGGCATGATGATGGTCACGCCAGTGGAGCTCCACAAAAAACTGAACACCAAAACATGGCAGGACCACACCAGAGCATGGGACCGTATATTCAGCACAG CCAAAGTCTACATAGACAAGAAGATAAAGCGCCATGCAGGGGCAACAGGGCCCAGTGACGACTTCCTGTGTGACATCTACCGCCACAGTCAGCTGTCCAAGAAAGAGCTGTACGCCGCCGTCACAGAGCTCCAGATCGGAGGAGTGGAGACG ACTGCCAACAGCATGCTGTGGgctattttcaacctctcccgtAACCCCTGCGTTCAGAGGAAGCTGCTCCAAGAAATCAGAGAGGTTCTTCCTGCCAGTCAGAGTCCCAGTGCTGAGCACCTCCAGAGAATGCCCTACATCAAGGCCTGCCTCAAGGAGTCCATGAG GTTATCGCCGTCAGTTCCCTTCACGAGTCGGACCTTAGACAAAGACACTGTGTTGGGGGATTACTCCATTCCCAAGGGG ACAGTGTTGATGATCAACAGCCACGCTCTGGGTGCCAATGAGGAGTACTTTGACGACAGCAGCCGGTTTAAGCCAGAGCGTTGGCTAAAAGAGAGCAGCACCATCAACCCCTTTGCCCATGTGCCGTTTGGTATTGGGAAGAGGATGTGCATTGGGCGGCGTCTGGCAGAGCTACAGCTGCAGTTGGCACTCTGCTGG GTCGTCAGAGATTATGAAATTGTGGCGACAGATAGTGAACCAGTTGATACTATCCATTCGGGGACGCTAGTTCCCAACCGTGAACTCCCTGTGGCTTTCATTAGACGATGA